In one Pseudomonas hydrolytica genomic region, the following are encoded:
- the tpx gene encoding thiol peroxidase — MAQVTLKGNPVPVDGQLPQAGQQAPAFSLVGKDLGDVTLASLAGKRKVLNIFPSVDTPTCATSVRKFNAEAAQLPNTVVLCISADLPFAQARFCGAEGLNDVMNLSTMRGANFLKDYGVAIAAGPLAGVAARAVVVLDENDKVLHSELVGEIADEPNYAAALAALK; from the coding sequence ATGGCGCAAGTCACCCTCAAAGGCAACCCGGTTCCGGTCGATGGCCAGCTGCCACAGGCCGGCCAGCAGGCGCCGGCCTTCAGTCTGGTCGGCAAGGACCTCGGCGACGTCACCCTGGCCAGCCTGGCCGGCAAGCGCAAGGTGCTGAACATTTTCCCCAGCGTTGATACCCCGACCTGCGCCACCTCGGTGCGCAAGTTCAACGCCGAGGCCGCGCAGTTGCCCAACACCGTGGTGCTGTGCATTTCCGCCGACCTGCCGTTCGCCCAGGCGCGCTTCTGCGGCGCAGAAGGCCTGAACGACGTGATGAACCTGTCCACCATGCGTGGCGCGAACTTCCTTAAGGACTACGGCGTGGCCATCGCCGCTGGCCCGCTGGCCGGCGTTGCTGCCCGTGCGGTGGTGGTGCTGGACGAGAACGACAAGGTGCTGCACAGCGAACTGGTCGGCGAGATCGCCGACGAGCCGAACTACGCAGCGGCGCTGGCGGCGCTCAAGTAA
- a CDS encoding translocation/assembly module TamB domain-containing protein — translation MTRRLLKGVAVGLLGLMLLVGASLWLLLGSQAGSRWLLQQVPGLQVEGFDGRLGGAWQAEQLIWQQGEMRVELQQLDMAWSPSCLLRLTLCIDRLHLQQAALNLPPSAEPSSEPLSLPSLNLPLRLQLGDIRLGELRLDGQTQLSDLQLIASWNERGVELQQLALRRDDLSLDLRGSLTPQGDWPLALSGRLQLPEVDGKPWQLALQIGGELQRSLQLDADSSGYLDARLQGQVQALAEHLPAELRLISRDFQASSALPPTLRLQDLQLQAKGDLAAGYRIEGSANLPAEQAPMPLRLSGRVDAAGADIELLRIQAEQQHLQVEGKLAWSEAFSVDAQLDWLDFPWQRLYPLDEPPPVTVRTLQAEVSYSEGSYLGNFAAQLQGPAGDFSLSSPVSGDLGQVSLPQLQLVAGQGRAQGVLRLGFAEGIDWQAMLQLSELDPGYWLAEMPGNLGGPLNTAGSFNAGALQAQADIDLNGRLRGQPAQLQVQGAGAGEQWQLQRLLVRLGDNRVSGQGALDQRLRGQLELALPRLGQLWPGLQGQLQGQLALAGTLQAPQGQLALTGERLAFGDPSLRRVQLEATLDARQQANLTLNLRGIRIGDTYLGRLQAEGRGDARRQALQLDLQGPLLQLAMALDGTLNEQGDWRGRIASGRIQSGGQDWQLQQAASLERLASGRLTLGAHCWQAADASLCGGQQRLMPQPSLDWRLENFPLASLQPWLPEDFAWQGQLNGQLKLDLPQSGPNGRIALDADAGTLRIRQPEEEQWLDFAYDSLRLESTLRPQRVDSELRFLSSRLGELVLQAQIDPRPANKPVNGEFRLSGFDLAVLRPFVPMAERLEGKLQGSGNISGHLLAPQINGQLRLEDGELSGSELPLSLETLQLQALIAGERVQLSGNWRSGEQGRGNLSGELSWAEGLSGDLSVQGQRLPVKVEPYAELEVEPDLQLQLRAQQLAVRGRVGVPRGLISVRELPPTTVKLSDDAQVVGRETPQVEPGLSMAMDIDVEVGQDKLAFSGFGLTADLRGRVHIGDNLDTRGELDLVGGRYRAYGQRLTIRRARLLFTGPIDQPFLDVEAIRRVDNVVAGIRLSGNAEQPTTTVFAEPSMSQEQALSYLVLGRPLGQSSGDNNMLGQAALALGLASSSSLTTGLASSLGIQDFQLDTEGSGVTTSVVASGNITERLSLRYGVGVFEPANTIALRYQLSRRLYLEAASGLASSLDLFYRRDF, via the coding sequence GTGACCCGGCGTCTGCTCAAGGGTGTGGCGGTTGGCCTGTTGGGCCTGATGCTGCTGGTTGGCGCCTCGCTCTGGCTGTTGCTGGGCTCTCAGGCCGGCAGCCGCTGGCTGCTGCAGCAGGTGCCGGGGTTGCAGGTCGAAGGTTTCGATGGCCGCCTGGGCGGTGCCTGGCAGGCTGAACAGTTGATCTGGCAGCAGGGCGAAATGCGCGTGGAGCTGCAGCAGCTGGACATGGCCTGGTCGCCGTCCTGCCTGCTGCGCCTGACGCTATGCATCGACCGTCTGCATCTGCAGCAGGCGGCGTTGAACCTGCCGCCAAGCGCTGAGCCGAGCAGCGAACCGCTCAGCCTGCCCAGTCTGAATCTGCCGCTGCGCCTGCAGCTGGGCGATATCCGTCTGGGCGAGCTGCGCCTGGATGGGCAAACCCAACTGAGCGACCTGCAGCTGATCGCCAGCTGGAACGAACGCGGTGTCGAACTGCAGCAATTGGCCCTGCGCCGCGATGACTTGAGCCTGGATCTGCGCGGCAGCCTGACACCGCAGGGCGACTGGCCGCTGGCCCTGAGCGGTCGCCTGCAACTGCCCGAAGTGGACGGCAAGCCCTGGCAGCTGGCGCTGCAGATCGGCGGGGAGCTGCAACGCAGTCTTCAGCTCGATGCCGACAGCAGCGGCTACCTCGACGCACGCCTGCAAGGCCAGGTGCAGGCCCTGGCCGAGCATCTGCCGGCCGAGCTGCGCCTGATCAGCCGCGACTTCCAGGCCAGCAGCGCCTTGCCGCCGACCCTGCGCCTGCAGGACCTGCAGTTGCAGGCCAAGGGCGATCTGGCTGCCGGCTATCGCATAGAAGGCAGCGCCAACCTGCCGGCCGAACAGGCGCCGATGCCGCTGCGGCTGAGCGGGCGGGTCGATGCCGCCGGTGCGGATATCGAGTTGCTGCGTATTCAGGCCGAGCAGCAGCACCTGCAGGTCGAAGGCAAGTTGGCCTGGAGCGAAGCCTTCAGCGTCGATGCCCAGCTGGACTGGCTGGATTTCCCCTGGCAGCGCCTTTACCCGCTGGACGAACCGCCACCGGTGACTGTGCGCACCCTGCAGGCGGAGGTCAGCTATAGCGAAGGCAGCTACCTGGGCAACTTCGCCGCGCAGTTGCAGGGACCGGCGGGGGACTTCAGCCTGAGCAGCCCGGTCAGTGGTGACCTCGGCCAGGTCAGCCTGCCGCAGCTGCAACTGGTGGCCGGTCAGGGCCGCGCGCAGGGCGTGCTCAGGCTGGGCTTCGCCGAGGGCATCGACTGGCAGGCCATGCTCCAGCTCAGCGAGCTCGACCCCGGTTACTGGCTGGCCGAAATGCCCGGCAACCTGGGCGGTCCGCTGAACACCGCCGGCAGTTTCAACGCCGGCGCGCTGCAGGCGCAGGCCGATATCGACCTCAACGGGCGCCTGCGCGGCCAGCCTGCGCAGTTGCAGGTACAAGGCGCTGGAGCCGGGGAGCAATGGCAGCTGCAGCGCCTGCTGGTGCGCCTCGGTGACAACCGGGTGAGCGGCCAGGGCGCGTTGGATCAGCGCCTGCGCGGTCAGCTGGAACTGGCGTTGCCGCGTCTCGGTCAGCTCTGGCCCGGGCTGCAGGGGCAGTTGCAGGGCCAGCTGGCATTGGCCGGTACGCTGCAGGCGCCGCAGGGGCAGCTCGCGCTGACGGGCGAGCGCCTGGCCTTCGGCGACCCCAGCCTGCGCCGCGTGCAACTGGAGGCAACGCTGGATGCGCGGCAACAGGCGAATCTGACCCTGAACCTGCGCGGCATTCGCATTGGCGACACCTACCTTGGCCGCCTGCAGGCCGAAGGCCGCGGCGATGCTCGCCGCCAGGCCCTGCAGCTGGACCTGCAAGGCCCGCTGCTGCAGCTGGCGATGGCGCTGGACGGCACGCTGAACGAGCAGGGCGACTGGCGCGGACGCATCGCCAGCGGCCGTATCCAGAGCGGTGGCCAGGATTGGCAACTACAGCAGGCGGCCAGCCTCGAGCGCCTGGCCAGCGGTCGCCTGACACTGGGCGCGCACTGCTGGCAGGCCGCGGATGCCAGCCTCTGTGGCGGCCAGCAACGCCTCATGCCGCAGCCCAGCCTGGACTGGCGCCTGGAGAACTTCCCCCTGGCCAGCCTGCAGCCCTGGCTGCCCGAGGATTTCGCCTGGCAGGGCCAGCTGAACGGCCAGCTCAAGCTCGACCTGCCGCAGAGCGGCCCCAATGGCCGCATCGCCCTGGATGCCGACGCCGGCACCTTGCGCATCCGCCAGCCCGAGGAGGAACAGTGGCTGGACTTCGCCTATGACAGCCTGCGCCTGGAGAGCACGCTGCGGCCGCAGCGGGTGGACAGCGAGCTGCGCTTTCTCAGCAGCCGCCTCGGTGAACTGGTACTGCAGGCACAGATCGATCCGCGCCCGGCGAACAAGCCGGTGAATGGCGAGTTTCGCCTGAGCGGCTTCGACCTGGCCGTGCTGCGCCCCTTCGTGCCGATGGCCGAAAGGCTCGAGGGGAAGCTGCAGGGCAGCGGCAACATCTCCGGCCATCTGCTGGCGCCGCAGATCAACGGCCAGTTGCGCCTGGAGGATGGCGAGCTGTCCGGCAGCGAACTGCCGCTGAGCCTGGAAACCTTGCAGCTGCAGGCACTGATCGCTGGCGAACGGGTGCAGCTGTCCGGCAACTGGCGCAGCGGCGAACAGGGGCGCGGCAATCTGAGCGGTGAACTGAGCTGGGCCGAGGGGCTGAGCGGCGATCTGTCCGTGCAGGGCCAGCGTCTGCCGGTGAAGGTCGAGCCCTATGCCGAGCTGGAGGTGGAACCCGATCTGCAATTGCAGCTGCGTGCCCAGCAACTGGCGGTACGCGGCAGGGTGGGCGTGCCGCGCGGCCTGATCAGCGTGCGCGAGCTGCCGCCCACCACCGTCAAGCTGTCAGACGATGCGCAGGTGGTCGGCCGCGAGACGCCGCAGGTCGAGCCGGGTTTGAGCATGGCCATGGACATCGATGTCGAGGTCGGACAGGACAAGCTGGCCTTCAGCGGCTTCGGGCTCACTGCGGATCTGCGCGGGCGCGTGCACATTGGCGACAATCTCGATACCCGCGGCGAGCTGGATCTGGTCGGCGGGCGCTACCGCGCCTACGGCCAGCGCCTGACCATTCGCCGCGCGCGTCTGCTGTTCACCGGGCCCATCGATCAGCCGTTCCTGGATGTCGAGGCGATACGCCGGGTCGATAACGTGGTGGCCGGCATTCGCCTCTCCGGCAACGCCGAGCAGCCGACCACCACGGTCTTCGCCGAGCCGTCGATGAGCCAGGAGCAGGCGCTGTCCTACCTGGTGCTGGGGCGTCCGCTCGGGCAGAGCAGCGGCGACAACAATATGCTCGGTCAGGCGGCGCTGGCCCTGGGCCTGGCCAGCAGCAGTTCGCTGACCACCGGCCTGGCCAGCAGCCTGGGCATCCAGGACTTTCAGCTCGACACCGAAGGCAGCGGGGTGACCACCAGCGTGGTAGCCAGCGGCAACATCACCGAACGGCTCAGCCTGCGCTATGGCGTGGGCGTGTTCGAGCCGGCCAACACCATCGCGCTGCGTTATCAATTGAGCCGGCGTCTGTATCTGGAGGCCGCCAGCGGCCTGGCCAGTTCGCTGGACCTGTTCTATCGCAGGGATTTCTGA
- a CDS encoding TerC family protein, with amino-acid sequence MDALLAFFTTPLFGTPGWFWLAFLILIVTLLVLDLGVLHRDQHEIEMRESLLLYSGYFSVGVAFGGWIWWQLGATKALEYYTGFLVEQSLSMDNVFVMAMILGYFNIPRRYQHRVLFWGILGVIVLRAIMIGLGTALVQQFDWILYLFGAFLLLSGFKMLRSNDHEAHPDLAQNPLLRFVRKHIRVTDELHGGQFLVRLQDQVSGKPLLYATPLLLALILIELADLVFAVDSVPAVLAISQDPFIVYTSNIFAILGLRALYFALAALMHRFIYLKYALALVLMYIGGKIFLHDLVKVPALLSLGVTLGLLAGGVVLSLLRTREPRAAEH; translated from the coding sequence ATGGACGCTCTACTTGCCTTTTTCACCACCCCGCTCTTCGGTACCCCCGGCTGGTTCTGGCTGGCCTTTCTGATACTCATCGTCACCCTTCTGGTACTCGACCTCGGCGTGCTGCATCGCGATCAGCACGAAATCGAGATGCGCGAGAGCCTGCTGCTGTACTCGGGCTACTTCAGCGTCGGTGTCGCCTTCGGCGGCTGGATCTGGTGGCAACTGGGCGCGACCAAGGCGCTGGAGTACTACACCGGCTTTCTCGTCGAGCAGTCGTTGTCGATGGACAACGTCTTCGTCATGGCGATGATCCTCGGCTACTTCAACATCCCCCGGCGCTATCAGCACCGCGTGCTGTTCTGGGGCATCCTCGGGGTCATCGTGCTGCGCGCCATCATGATCGGCCTGGGTACGGCCCTGGTGCAGCAGTTCGACTGGATTCTCTACCTCTTCGGCGCCTTCCTTCTGCTGAGTGGCTTCAAGATGCTGCGCAGCAATGACCATGAAGCGCATCCCGACCTTGCGCAGAACCCGCTGCTGCGCTTCGTGCGCAAGCACATCCGCGTGACCGACGAGCTGCATGGTGGCCAGTTCCTGGTGCGCCTGCAGGATCAGGTCAGCGGCAAACCGCTGCTGTATGCCACGCCACTGCTGCTGGCGCTGATCCTGATCGAGCTGGCCGACCTGGTCTTCGCCGTGGACAGCGTACCGGCCGTGCTGGCCATCTCGCAGGACCCGTTCATCGTCTACACCTCAAACATCTTCGCCATCCTCGGCCTGCGCGCGCTGTACTTCGCCCTGGCCGCGCTGATGCACCGCTTCATCTACCTGAAGTACGCGCTGGCGCTGGTGCTGATGTACATCGGCGGCAAGATCTTCCTGCACGATCTGGTCAAGGTTCCCGCCCTGCTCTCGCTTGGCGTAACCTTGGGCCTGCTGGCTGGCGGCGTGGTGCTTTCCCTGCTGCGCACCCGCGAGCCGAGGGCTGCCGAACACTGA
- a CDS encoding substrate-binding domain-containing protein, whose product MSRALPAADLDPWGRTLFLLLLGFLCYGLPLSVFAALPASQGNQPVLRIQGSNTIGAKLGPELVKGLFEAQGLRDIRSEAGAAENEQRLLARQADGRAVIVEIAAHGSGTGFTSLKDGSADLAASSRPIKDGEVANLAALGDLRSPQSEQVIAIDGLAIIVHPSNPVSALSVDQVAQLFSGQISDWSALGGRPGAVRQYARDDNSGTYDTFKELVLAPGGRSLAGTAQRFESSTQLSDAVAGDPNGIGFIGLPYIRQAKAVAIAAGDSQPMPPSTTLIATEDYPLSRRLFIYNQPQLDNPWARALIDFAHSPRGQAIVDSTGFIAQTVQAVQVAPDAQLPADYRQLAEQAQRLSVNFRFQEGSATLDNKAQRDLQRVMDYLRQHDKLQGKVVLVGFGDAKSDPERAELLSKLRAMAVRRELARQGVLFREVTGLGGELPVAANNEEHGRIRNRRVEVWVY is encoded by the coding sequence ATGTCGCGAGCCCTGCCCGCCGCCGACCTCGATCCCTGGGGTCGTACCCTGTTCCTGCTACTGCTCGGTTTCCTCTGCTACGGTCTGCCGCTCTCGGTATTCGCCGCCCTGCCCGCCTCCCAGGGCAATCAGCCGGTGCTGCGCATCCAGGGCTCCAACACCATCGGCGCCAAGCTCGGCCCCGAGCTGGTCAAGGGACTGTTCGAAGCCCAGGGGCTGCGCGACATTCGCAGCGAAGCCGGCGCGGCGGAGAACGAACAGCGCCTGCTGGCGCGTCAGGCCGATGGCCGCGCGGTAATCGTGGAAATCGCCGCACACGGCTCCGGTACCGGCTTCACCTCGCTCAAGGACGGTTCGGCCGACCTGGCCGCCTCCTCGCGCCCGATCAAGGACGGCGAAGTGGCCAACCTGGCCGCTCTCGGCGACCTGCGCAGCCCGCAGAGCGAACAGGTGATCGCCATCGATGGCCTGGCCATCATCGTGCATCCCTCCAACCCGGTCAGCGCGCTGAGTGTGGACCAGGTCGCGCAGCTGTTCTCCGGCCAGATCAGCGACTGGTCGGCGCTCGGCGGCAGGCCCGGCGCGGTCAGGCAGTACGCCCGCGATGACAACTCCGGCACCTACGACACCTTCAAGGAGCTGGTGCTGGCCCCGGGCGGACGCAGCCTGGCCGGCACCGCTCAGCGCTTCGAGTCCAGTACCCAGCTGTCCGATGCGGTCGCCGGCGACCCCAACGGCATCGGCTTCATCGGCCTGCCCTACATTCGCCAGGCCAAGGCCGTGGCCATCGCGGCCGGCGACTCCCAGCCCATGCCGCCGAGCACCACGCTGATCGCCACCGAGGACTATCCGCTGTCGCGCCGGCTGTTCATCTATAACCAGCCGCAGCTGGACAACCCCTGGGCCCGCGCGCTGATCGATTTCGCCCACAGCCCCCGTGGCCAGGCCATAGTCGACAGCACCGGCTTCATCGCCCAGACGGTGCAGGCCGTGCAGGTCGCGCCCGACGCGCAGCTGCCCGCCGACTACCGCCAGCTGGCCGAACAGGCACAGCGTCTGTCGGTGAACTTCCGCTTCCAGGAAGGCAGCGCGACGCTGGACAACAAGGCGCAGCGCGATCTGCAACGGGTCATGGATTACCTCAGGCAGCACGACAAGCTGCAGGGCAAGGTGGTGCTGGTGGGCTTCGGCGATGCCAAGAGCGACCCCGAGCGCGCCGAACTGCTGTCCAAGCTGCGGGCCATGGCCGTGCGTCGCGAACTGGCCAGGCAGGGCGTGCTGTTTCGCGAGGTCACCGGCCTCGGCGGCGAGCTGCCGGTGGCGGCCAACAACGAAGAACACGGGCGCATCCGCAATCGCCGGGTCGAGGTCTGGGTCTACTGA
- the xthA gene encoding exodeoxyribonuclease III: protein MKIVSFNINGLRARPHQLEALIAKHQPDVIGLQETKVADEQFPESEIRQLGYHVHYHGQKGHYGVALLSRQEPLNLQKGFPNDGEESQRRFIYGTFADAHGNPVTVMNGYFPQGESRDHPVKFPAKQRFYADLQQLLVERFDPQQALVVMGDINISPEDCDIGIGEANRLRWLKTGKCSFLPEEREWLATLKNWGLVDSFRHLNPAVNDRFSWFDYRSRGFEDEPKRGLRIDVILASQALQGRLKDAGIDYDLRGMDKPSDHAPIWLELA, encoded by the coding sequence ATGAAAATCGTCTCGTTCAATATCAATGGCCTGCGCGCACGCCCCCACCAGCTCGAAGCGCTGATCGCCAAGCACCAGCCCGACGTGATCGGCCTGCAGGAAACCAAGGTGGCCGACGAGCAGTTCCCCGAGAGCGAGATTCGCCAGCTCGGCTACCACGTGCACTACCACGGGCAGAAAGGCCATTACGGCGTCGCCCTGCTCTCGCGCCAGGAGCCCCTGAACCTGCAGAAGGGCTTTCCCAACGATGGCGAGGAATCCCAGCGGCGCTTCATCTACGGCACCTTCGCCGATGCCCATGGCAACCCGGTCACGGTGATGAACGGCTACTTTCCCCAGGGCGAAAGCCGTGACCACCCGGTGAAGTTTCCCGCCAAGCAGCGCTTCTACGCCGATCTGCAGCAACTGCTGGTGGAACGCTTCGATCCGCAGCAGGCGCTGGTGGTGATGGGCGACATCAACATCAGCCCTGAGGATTGCGACATCGGCATAGGCGAAGCCAACCGCCTGCGCTGGCTGAAAACCGGCAAGTGCAGCTTCCTGCCCGAAGAACGCGAGTGGCTGGCCACCCTGAAGAACTGGGGTCTGGTGGACAGCTTCCGCCATCTCAATCCGGCGGTTAACGACCGTTTCAGCTGGTTCGACTACCGCAGCCGCGGCTTCGAGGACGAACCCAAGCGCGGCCTGCGCATCGACGTGATCCTCGCCAGCCAGGCCCTGCAGGGTCGCCTCAAGGATGCCGGCATCGACTATGACCTGCGCGGCATGGACAAGCCGTCGGACCATGCGCCGATCTGGCTCGAACTGGCCTGA
- a CDS encoding autotransporter assembly complex protein TamA codes for MSVYGHIRRSLVLLLISTGAFAAGELEVRITPANSALRTNIEGYVGSLEGRDLQSLRRLRRIAESEANKAAQALGYYQARIRSRIEEGETPRLILDVEPGERVRLRNVNIRVEGPASELAAFRLPTATRLQPGSVLNHGRYEDAKRLIQNQASRYGFFDGRFTRQSLQVDPAAGVADIDLVYLSGPRYRLGDIAFSGDFPFDEDLLRRMVPFKADTPYDSELIAELYQALQSSGYFESVRVDAIPTQADQQRIPVAVDLQVRQPRTMGLGLGFSTDVGPRLRANWTRHWRNPQGHSYGVESELSAPRQNLGLWYDIPGDPPLTDKLRLAGGYQYEELASKDSLSRLLTVGPEWHSRRAGGWQRVLSVKWQREEYRLGDDSGLSTLLMPGVSYSLLRSDNRLDPNQGYRVQFDLSGAVDGLLSDANVLHGNVMLKGLTTLLDNHRVLGRVQFGGTETNSFSGVPPSLRFFAGGDQSVRGYDYQSLSPQNNRGDRVGGRYLFAASVEYQYSLTDKWRLATFVDQGNSFNSLEFPTLKTGVGFGVRWVSPVGPLRLDLAHALDDDGGVRLHFSMGPEL; via the coding sequence ATGAGTGTATATGGACATATTCGGCGCAGCCTGGTGCTGCTGCTGATCAGCACCGGGGCCTTCGCGGCCGGCGAGCTGGAAGTGCGAATCACCCCGGCCAATTCCGCCCTCAGAACCAATATCGAAGGTTACGTCGGGAGTCTGGAGGGGCGCGATCTGCAGTCGTTGCGGCGCCTGCGGCGCATCGCCGAGAGCGAGGCGAACAAGGCCGCGCAGGCGCTGGGCTATTACCAGGCGCGCATTCGCAGCCGCATCGAGGAAGGCGAGACGCCGCGTCTGATACTGGATGTCGAGCCTGGCGAGCGTGTGCGCCTGCGCAACGTGAACATTCGTGTCGAGGGGCCGGCCAGCGAGCTGGCAGCCTTCCGTCTGCCCACCGCGACCCGCCTTCAGCCCGGCTCGGTCCTCAATCACGGGCGCTACGAGGATGCCAAACGGCTGATCCAGAATCAGGCGTCGCGCTACGGCTTCTTCGACGGGCGTTTTACCCGGCAGAGCCTGCAGGTCGATCCGGCGGCCGGGGTCGCCGATATCGACCTGGTCTACCTCAGCGGGCCGCGCTACCGCCTCGGCGATATCGCCTTCAGCGGCGACTTTCCCTTCGATGAAGATCTGCTGCGGCGCATGGTGCCGTTCAAGGCCGATACCCCCTATGACTCCGAACTGATCGCCGAGCTGTACCAGGCGCTGCAGTCCAGCGGTTATTTCGAATCGGTACGGGTCGACGCCATTCCCACCCAGGCCGATCAGCAGCGCATTCCCGTCGCGGTCGATTTGCAGGTGCGCCAGCCACGCACCATGGGCCTTGGCCTGGGCTTTTCCACCGACGTCGGGCCGCGCCTGCGTGCCAACTGGACGCGCCACTGGCGCAATCCGCAGGGCCACAGCTACGGGGTGGAGAGCGAGCTGTCGGCGCCGCGGCAGAACCTCGGCCTGTGGTACGACATCCCGGGTGATCCGCCCCTGACCGACAAGCTGCGCCTGGCCGGTGGCTATCAGTACGAGGAGCTGGCCAGCAAGGACAGCCTCAGCCGCCTGCTCACCGTCGGCCCGGAATGGCACAGCCGGCGTGCCGGTGGCTGGCAGCGGGTACTGTCGGTGAAATGGCAGCGCGAGGAATACCGCCTGGGCGATGATTCTGGGTTGAGTACGCTGTTGATGCCGGGGGTCAGCTATTCGCTGCTGCGCAGCGACAATCGCCTCGATCCCAACCAGGGCTATCGCGTGCAGTTCGACCTCTCCGGCGCGGTGGATGGCCTGCTATCCGACGCCAACGTGCTGCACGGCAACGTCATGCTCAAGGGGCTGACCACCTTGCTGGACAACCACCGAGTGCTTGGCCGTGTGCAGTTCGGCGGCACCGAAACCAACAGTTTTTCCGGTGTGCCGCCATCGCTGCGCTTCTTCGCCGGCGGCGACCAGAGCGTGCGGGGCTACGACTATCAGAGCCTGTCGCCGCAGAACAATCGCGGCGACAGGGTCGGCGGCCGCTACCTGTTCGCTGCCAGCGTCGAGTACCAGTACAGCCTGACCGACAAGTGGCGCCTGGCGACCTTCGTCGATCAGGGCAACTCGTTCAATTCCCTGGAATTCCCCACGCTCAAGACCGGGGTAGGTTTCGGCGTGCGCTGGGTCTCGCCGGTCGGCCCGCTGCGCCTGGACCTGGCCCATGCGCTGGATGATGACGGCGGCGTGCGCCTGCACTTTTCCATGGGGCCGGAACTGTGA
- a CDS encoding GNAT family N-acetyltransferase encodes MPHNAPAEVRMLDGGYAREVRSLLYHAYRHEPTFAYLFEAERPGFDQRVRATVRELVQQHFAEDLPAIGLLIDDRLIGAALIAPPQRRLDITESWGWRLRMLLSTGYGCTRRYLEYHDAVLACLPPGPYHVLPLLGIHPEFQGQHRGEQLLEALHDWCAEDAGSQGVVLDTGNARYLDFYRRQGYEEIGELAIGPVVEHVFFHPNPQPVVRVSA; translated from the coding sequence ATGCCCCATAACGCTCCTGCCGAAGTTCGCATGCTCGATGGCGGCTACGCCCGCGAAGTGCGTTCGCTGCTGTACCACGCCTACCGCCACGAGCCGACCTTCGCCTACCTGTTCGAGGCCGAACGTCCGGGCTTCGATCAGCGGGTGCGGGCCACGGTGCGGGAACTGGTGCAGCAGCACTTTGCCGAGGACCTGCCGGCCATCGGTCTGCTGATCGACGATCGTCTGATCGGTGCGGCCCTGATCGCGCCGCCGCAGCGCCGCCTGGATATCACCGAGAGCTGGGGTTGGCGCCTGCGTATGCTGCTCAGCACCGGCTACGGCTGCACCCGGCGTTATCTGGAATACCACGACGCCGTGCTCGCCTGCCTGCCGCCCGGCCCGTATCACGTATTGCCGCTGCTGGGCATTCATCCCGAGTTCCAGGGGCAGCACCGCGGCGAGCAGTTGCTCGAAGCGCTGCACGACTGGTGCGCCGAGGATGCCGGCTCGCAAGGCGTGGTGCTGGATACCGGTAATGCGCGCTATCTGGACTTCTATCGACGTCAGGGCTACGAGGAGATCGGCGAGCTGGCGATCGGCCCGGTCGTGGAGCACGTGTTCTTCCATCCCAATCCACAACCGGTGGTCAGGGTCAGCGCCTGA